The segment GCGGCCTCCTCGGCGACCCGGCGCAGGCGCTCGACCGCGGCGCGCTCGCGGTCCGGCGGCCAGCGGGCGACCGACCGGACGGCGACGACGGGCAGGACGGCGTCGACGCCGAGCTCCGTGGCGTGGCGGACCACCGACTCCGGCCGCGCTCCCTTCGTGAGGGCGCAGGCGATGCGCAGCCCGGGACGCAGCGACGGCTCGCGGGCCGGCCCCGCCGCCGCGGCCAGGACCAGGCGCCCGCGGGCGACCCGGGCCACCCGGTAGAGCCGCCACGCGCCCGCCCCGTCGGCGGCGGTGACCGGCTCGCCGGGGCGCAGCCGGCGGACCCGCTCCAGGTGATGACCGGCGCCGCCGGCCAGGACCAGCTCGTCGTCGAGGGCGTCCACGAGCACGTGGGCGACCGCCGGGGCGGCGGCGCACCACGCGACCGGCGGCACGCGCTACTGGAAGGCGGAGCGCAGCCGGGACATCACGCCCTTGTCGGGCGGGGTGACCTCCTCGCCCCGCAGCTCGGCGAGGCGGCGCCACAGCTCGGCTTCCTCCTCGGAGAGGCGGGCCGGGACCTCCACGTCGACCCTGACGAGCAGGTCGCCGCGGCCACGGCCCCGAACGGACGGGATGCCGGCGTGCTTGACGCGGAACACCTGGCCCGGCTGCGTGCCGGGGGGCACCGCGATCTCGTGCTCGCCGTCGAGGCCGGCGACGAGGAGACGGGCGCCGAGCGCGGCCTGGCTGGCGCCGACGCGGCGGACGTGGAGGAGGTCGTCGCCGTGCCGCTCGAAGTCCGGGTGCGGCGCCACCCGCACGGTGACGTAGAGGTCGCCGGGGACCCCGCCCCGCGGCGCCGCCGGTCCCCGCCCGGCCAGGCGCAGCCGCTGGCCCTCGTCGACGCCCGCGGGCACCTCGACGTCGATCGTCTGCTGGGCCCGCACCCGGCCGTCCCCGCGGCAGTCTCGGCACTGGGTCAGGATGCGCCGGCCCGTGCCCTCGCAGATGGCGCACGGCGAGGCGGTCACGATCTGGCCGAGGATCGAGCGTCGCACCTGCCGCACCTCGCCGGTGCCCCCGCACGCGTCGCAGCGCGACGGGTGGGTGCCGGGCTCGCAGCCCGAGCCCTCGCAGCGGGGGCACGTCGCGGGCAGCGACGCCTCGATGGTGTGGGTGGTGCCGAACATCGCGTCGGCGAGCGTGAGGTCGACCACGACCTCGGCGTCGGCGCCGCGGGTCGGGCCGGTGGGGCCGCGGCGGGCCCCGAACGGGTCGCCGCCGAAGAAGGCGTCGAAGAGGTCGCCGAACCCGAAGGCGTCGGCGTTGCCGCCGCGCGCGACGCCGCTCGTCTCCCCGAACAGGTCGTAGCGGCGACGACGCTCGGGGTCGCGCAGCGTCTCGTAGGCGGTGCTGACCTCCTTGAAGCGCTCCTCGGCGTCGGCGTCGTCGGGGCTCGAGTCGGGGTGGTAGCGGCGCGCGAGGTCGCGGTACGCCCGCTTGATCTCCTCGTCGCTGGCGGTCGGCAGGACGCCGAGGACCTCGTAGTGGCTGCGGCTCATGAGAGGTGCCGTCCCAGCTGCTGGCTGACCGCCGACACCGCCGCCAGCGCGTGCCGGTAGTCCATGCGGGTGGGGCCGAGCACGCCGACGATGCCGGCGGGACGCTCGGCGACCGCGTAGGGCGCGAGCACGATGGCGCAGTCGCGCAGCTCCTCGAGGCGGTTCTCGGAGCCGATGCTGACCGTGAGACCCCGGTCGAGGAGCTCGCGCACGAGCGACACGACGATCACCTGGTGCTCGAGCACCTCGAGCAGGCGCGCCGCCCGCTCGGCGGTCTCGAACGCCTCGCGCTCGGCGGCGAGGTGGCTCACGCCGCCCACGTAGAGCGGCTCGGCCCGGCCGGGCGTGATCGCGTCGGCCAGCGCGGCGAGGCCGGCGGCGGCGACGGCGTCGACGCCGGGGTCGCCGGTGCGGGGCGCGTCCGGGATCCGGGCCCACTCGTGGTCGCGCAGCTGGGTGTCGAGCGCGGCGCCGGCGGCGTGGACGGACGCCTCGTCGACGTCGTCGCCGACGAGCACGACCTCCTTGTGGACGGCGCCGCTCGACAGCACGACGACGAGCAGCGCCACGCCGGGCTGGAGGGACACGAACTGCACGCTGCGCACGAGCGCCGAGTCGGGTTCCGGGCCCATGACGAGCGCGGCGTGGTGGCTCACCCGGGAGAGCAGCTGGCTGGTCTCGGTGAGCAGCTCCTCGAGCGCCTGGTGGGCCGACGCGAAGAAGCCGGCGACGGCGCGACGCTGGCCGGCCGGCAGCGCGCCCTCGTGGGTGAAGTGGTCGACGAAGTAGCGGTAGCCCCGGTCGGTCGGCACCCGGCCGGCCGAGGTGTACGGCTGGGCCAGGTATCCGTCGCGCTCGAGGATCGTCATCTCGTTGCGGACGGTGGCGCTCGAGACGTGGAGGTCGTTGGCGCCGGCGATGGTCTGGGACCCCACCGGCTGGGCCGTCTCGACGTACTCCTCGACGACCGCCCGCAGGACGGCGGCCTTGCGCTCGTCGAGCTCGTGGTCTTGAGGTTCCATCGCCTGCGAGCTCCCCGTGCAGCCGGTTTGGCAGTCAATCCTACCGAGTGCCAACGGCGATGCTGGTGGGCCTCGGCGCCGACGCCGCGGCCAGGAGGCGCACAGTAACGGCGGTGGCGAGGAGCCGGCCCCGCCGGGTGAGGCCCACCCGTGGCCCCGACCGGACGAGGAGCCCCTCGGCCTCGAGGGCGCCGGCCTCGCCGGCGGCACCGGCGGGCACCACGGCCCCGCTCGACGTGCGGAGGGCCAGCGCCAGCGCCTCGTCGGCCCGTGTCACGGGGTCGAGGTGCTCGCCGCCCGCCTCCGGGGGCCGCCCGGCCCGCACCCGGTCGATGTAGCGCTCGGGTCGCCGGACGTTCCAGGTCCGGGTGCCGGCCCGGTGGCCGTGGGCGGCGCAGCCGATCCCGACGTAGTCGCCCTGGCCCCAATAGAGGAGGTGGTGGCGGCACTCGTGGCCGGGCCGAGCCCAGTTCGACACCTCGTACCAGGCTCGCCCGGAGCCACCGAGGACGTCGTCGGCGAGCTCGTACTTGGCGGCCTGGTCGTCGTCGTCGGGGGCGGCGACGGTGCCGGCGGCGACCCGGCGGCCGAGCGGGGTGCCCGGCTCGACCGTGAGCGCGTAGGCGCTGACGTGCGGCGGGTCGAGGGCGAGGGCGGCCTCGAGGGTGGCGCGCCAGTCGTCGAGCGACTCGCCGGCGGCGCCGTAGATGAGGTCGACGTTGAACCGGTCGAGGCCGGCGTCGCGGGCGGCGGCCACGGCCCGGGCGACGTTGGCGGGGTCGTGGGTGCGGTCGAGCGCGGCGAGCACGTGGGGACGCATCGACTGGACGCCGAACGAGCAGCGGTTGACGCCCGCTCGCCGGTAGGCGCGCAGCTTCGCGACGTCGACCGTGTCGGGGTTGCACTCGACCGTGACCTCGGCGTCGGCGCGGCGCGGGATCTCGTCGAGGACCCGGGTCAGGGCGGCGGCGTCGAGCAGCGACGGGGTGCCGCCGCCGACGAACACGCTCGACGCCGCGGGCAGCAGCCCGTCGGCAACCCGGCGGCGGACGTCGGTGGCGCAGGCTTCGACGTACTCGTCGATGAGCCCCGACCGGTCGGTCCAGGTCGCGAAGTCGCAGTAGCCGCAGCGGCGGGCGCAGAACGGGATGTGCACGTACACGCCGAGGTCGTCGCCGCCGCCGGCGGGGACGGGGTGGGTGGCGGCGTGGACCACGGTCAGCCCTCGTCCAGGCGGAGGGCGGCGACGAACGCCTCCTGGGGCACCTCGACGCGCCCGATCTGCTTCATGCGACGCTTCCCCTCCTTCTGGCGCTCGAGCAGCTTGCGCTTGCGGGTGACGTCACCGCCGTAGCACTTGGCGAGGACGTCCTTGCGCCGGGCCTTCACCGTCTCCCGGGCGATGATCCGCCCGCCGATGGCGGCTTGGATCGGCACGTCGAAGAGCTGGCGCGGGATGAGCTCCCGCAGCCGCACCGTCATCCGCCGGGCGTAGTCCTGGGCCTTGTGCCGGTGGACGATCGTCGAGAAGGCGTCGACGGGGACCGCGTTCAGGAGGATCTCGACCTTGACCAGGTCGGCGGGCCGGTAGCCGGCAGGCTCGTAGTCGAGGCTGGCGTAGCCGCGGGTCCGCGACTTCAGCAGGCCGAAGAAGTCGAGGACGATCTCGGCCAGCGGCAAGGCGTACACGAGCTCGACCCGGTCCTCGGACAGGTACTCGAGCCTCGCCATCTCGCCGCGCCGTGACTGCGCCAGCTCCATGAGCGCGCCGACGTGCTCGGTCGGGGTCAGGATCGTGACCGTCACGTACGGCTCCTCGATGCCGGCCAGCTCGTTGGCCGGCGGCATCGCCGACGGGTTGTCGACGATCTCGGTCCCCCCGTCGGTGCGGTGGGCGCGGTACTCCACGTTGGCGGCCGTCGCCACCAGCGACAGGTCGTACTCGCGCTCGAGCCGCTCGCGGATGATCTCCATGTGGAGGAGGCCGAGGAAGCCGCAGCGGAACCCGAACCCGAGCGCGCCGGACGTCTCGGGCTCGTAGGTGAACGACGAGTCGTTGAGGCGGAGCTTCTCGAGCGCGTCGCGCAGGTCCGCGTACTCGTCGCCGACCACCGGGTACAGGCCGCAGAACACCATCGGCTTCGGGTCGCGGTAGCCGGCCAGCGGGGCCCCGGGGCGGGCGGCGGTCGTGACCGTCTCGCCGACGCGGGCCTCCCCGACGTCCTTGATCCCGGCGATGAGGTAGCCGACCTCGCCCGGGCCGAGCGCCGCCACCGGGGTGGGCTCGGGGGTGCGGACCCCCACCTCCTCGGCGTCGTGGGTCGCGCCCGCCTGCAGGTACCGGAGGCGGGCGCCGGTGGCGAGCGTCCCGTCGAAGACCCGCACCGCGCTCACCACCCCGCGGTACGGGTCGTAGAACGAATCGAACAGCAGGCCCCGCAGCG is part of the Acidimicrobiia bacterium genome and harbors:
- the hrcA gene encoding heat-inducible transcriptional repressor HrcA; its protein translation is MEPQDHELDERKAAVLRAVVEEYVETAQPVGSQTIAGANDLHVSSATVRNEMTILERDGYLAQPYTSAGRVPTDRGYRYFVDHFTHEGALPAGQRRAVAGFFASAHQALEELLTETSQLLSRVSHHAALVMGPEPDSALVRSVQFVSLQPGVALLVVVLSSGAVHKEVVLVGDDVDEASVHAAGAALDTQLRDHEWARIPDAPRTGDPGVDAVAAAGLAALADAITPGRAEPLYVGGVSHLAAEREAFETAERAARLLEVLEHQVIVVSLVRELLDRGLTVSIGSENRLEELRDCAIVLAPYAVAERPAGIVGVLGPTRMDYRHALAAVSAVSQQLGRHLS
- a CDS encoding RsmE family RNA methyltransferase, with the translated sequence MPPVAWCAAAPAVAHVLVDALDDELVLAGGAGHHLERVRRLRPGEPVTAADGAGAWRLYRVARVARGRLVLAAAAGPAREPSLRPGLRIACALTKGARPESVVRHATELGVDAVLPVVAVRSVARWPPDRERAAVERLRRVAEEAAGQCRRARRLVVEPLQPLDGLAGDPGLVLADREGSPAGALPEPGPSGWLVVVGPEGGLEPGERQALDDPPRLAVGPHVLRAETAAVAAAAALAGRRVPAPPTTERDARADF
- the hemW gene encoding radical SAM family heme chaperone HemW translates to MVHAATHPVPAGGGDDLGVYVHIPFCARRCGYCDFATWTDRSGLIDEYVEACATDVRRRVADGLLPAASSVFVGGGTPSLLDAAALTRVLDEIPRRADAEVTVECNPDTVDVAKLRAYRRAGVNRCSFGVQSMRPHVLAALDRTHDPANVARAVAAARDAGLDRFNVDLIYGAAGESLDDWRATLEAALALDPPHVSAYALTVEPGTPLGRRVAAGTVAAPDDDDQAAKYELADDVLGGSGRAWYEVSNWARPGHECRHHLLYWGQGDYVGIGCAAHGHRAGTRTWNVRRPERYIDRVRAGRPPEAGGEHLDPVTRADEALALALRTSSGAVVPAGAAGEAGALEAEGLLVRSGPRVGLTRRGRLLATAVTVRLLAAASAPRPTSIAVGTR
- the lepA gene encoding translation elongation factor 4; translation: MEIARSRCFSLLSHVDHGKSTLADRILELCGAVDARSMREQFLDSMDLERERGITIKAQNVRLVWRDHVLHLIDTPGHVDFAYEVSRSLAACEGAVLLVDASQGIEAQTLANCYAAVEADLTIVAVLNKIDLPQAEPDRRADEIERVLGIPADEVLRISAKTGEGVPELLDAVVARIPAPTGDADAPLRGLLFDSFYDPYRGVVSAVRVFDGTLATGARLRYLQAGATHDAEEVGVRTPEPTPVAALGPGEVGYLIAGIKDVGEARVGETVTTAARPGAPLAGYRDPKPMVFCGLYPVVGDEYADLRDALEKLRLNDSSFTYEPETSGALGFGFRCGFLGLLHMEIIRERLEREYDLSLVATAANVEYRAHRTDGGTEIVDNPSAMPPANELAGIEEPYVTVTILTPTEHVGALMELAQSRRGEMARLEYLSEDRVELVYALPLAEIVLDFFGLLKSRTRGYASLDYEPAGYRPADLVKVEILLNAVPVDAFSTIVHRHKAQDYARRMTVRLRELIPRQLFDVPIQAAIGGRIIARETVKARRKDVLAKCYGGDVTRKRKLLERQKEGKRRMKQIGRVEVPQEAFVAALRLDEG
- a CDS encoding J domain-containing protein: MSRSHYEVLGVLPTASDEEIKRAYRDLARRYHPDSSPDDADAEERFKEVSTAYETLRDPERRRRYDLFGETSGVARGGNADAFGFGDLFDAFFGGDPFGARRGPTGPTRGADAEVVVDLTLADAMFGTTHTIEASLPATCPRCEGSGCEPGTHPSRCDACGGTGEVRQVRRSILGQIVTASPCAICEGTGRRILTQCRDCRGDGRVRAQQTIDVEVPAGVDEGQRLRLAGRGPAAPRGGVPGDLYVTVRVAPHPDFERHGDDLLHVRRVGASQAALGARLLVAGLDGEHEIAVPPGTQPGQVFRVKHAGIPSVRGRGRGDLLVRVDVEVPARLSEEEAELWRRLAELRGEEVTPPDKGVMSRLRSAFQ